In Etheostoma cragini isolate CJK2018 chromosome 9, CSU_Ecrag_1.0, whole genome shotgun sequence, the following are encoded in one genomic region:
- the LOC117950746 gene encoding polypyrimidine tract-binding protein 1-like, giving the protein MRVKILFNKKENALVQMSDCTQAQLAMSHLSGQQLHGKPLRITPSKHTSVQLPREGHEDQGLTKDYSNSPLHRFKKPGSKNYSNIFPPSATLHLSNIPPSVVEDDLKMLFSTSGALVKAFKFFQ; this is encoded by the exons ATGAGAGTGAAGATTCTCTTCAACAAGAAGGAGAATGCTCTGGTTCAGATGTCCGACTGCACCCAGGCTCAGCTAG ccatgAGCCACCTGAGCGGCCAGCAGCTGCACGGGAAGCCTCTGCGCATCACGCCGTCCAAACACACGAGCGTGCAGCTCCCCCGCGAGGGCCACGAGGACCAGGGTCTGACCAAGGACTACAGCAACTCCCCCCTGCACCGCTTCAAGAAGCCCGGCTCCAAGAACTACTCCAACATCTTCCCCCCCTCGGCCACGCTGCACCTCTCCAACATCCC TCCTTCTGTTGTCGAGGACGACCTGAAGATGCTGTTTTCCACCTCAGGAGCGTTGGTCAAGGCCTTCAAGTTCTTCCAGTGA